The genomic window CTCCAGGTTGACGTTGGCCAGCATTTCGAGGATCAGATCGACCCCGCCGGTCACCTCGGCCAGTCGGTCGGCGTAACCTTCCGCATGGTGGTTGAACACCGCCGCGGCGCCGGCCTGGCGGACCAGTTCCTCTCCTTCAGGGCTGCCGGCGGTACCAAAAACCCGCAGCCCGGCGGCTTTGGCCAGCTGGACCGCGGCCAGGCCGGCAGCGCCGCTGGCGCCGTGAATCAGGACCTTCTCGGCCGGTCTGGCGTCGCCGCGGATAAAGAGCGCCCGCCAGGCAGCCCCGGCGGGGATGGCGACCGCCGCCCCCTGGGCGAAGCTGACCGCATCGGGCAGCGGGTGGAGCTGGTCGGGACGGCAGAGGGCGTGTTCGGCGTAGGTACCGGTCAGCGAGCCCGACAGCCAGACCCGGTTGCCGGGTTCCCATCCCGTGACGTCATCACCGACCGCCTCGATGGTGCCGGCGGCATCGAAGCCGGGGACGTAGGGGGTCTGTGGCAGCACCGGGTAGACTCCGGCACGAATATAGGTGTCGACCGGGTTGACGCCCGCCGCTGCGATCTTCACCAGGATTTCACCGGACTGGGGCCGGCGGGCTTCGATCTCGCCGACCCGCATGGTTTCAGGTTCGCCGAAACTGTTGACCAGGACTGCGCGCATGATGACCTCCTGAATGGAATCTGGATCAGGGAGTCCTTTGTCGGCGGACAGCACTTGCACTCTCCATCCAACAGAAACCCACTGATTCAGGTGGAAGTAATGTTGTGATCTTGATTCAGGGATTTGCTCCGCTTCATTTCTAGCCGGTTTGGCGGGACTTGGCAAGCAGGACTCTCGTTTGCGGCGGTGCGGCAGGCGACCGCCAGCCTTGCGGGGCGGGCAAGGCTGGCGGGATCCGGGTCAGGTTAGGACCTTGTCCGGGATGACGTACCAGAGAATGGCGAAAAAGTGCATCGTGCTGCCGGCCAGGACGAACAGGTGCCAGATGGCGTGGTTGTAGGGCAGCCGGTCCCAGGCGTAGAAGACCACTCCCCCGGTGTAGGCGAGACCACCGAGGACCAGCAGCAGCAATCCGCCGGGGGCGAGCCCGGCCATCAGCGGCCGGGCGGCGATGACCACCACCCAGCCCATGGCGATGTAGGTGGCGACCCGCAGTACACCCATATTTTTGGCAAAGGTGGTTTCGCAGATGATGCCGACCAGGGCGAGTCCCCAGACCACGCCGAAGATGGTCCATCCCCAGGGACCGTGCATCGAGATCAGGGTGATCGGAGTATAGGTGCCGGCAATCAGCAGGAAGATGGCGGCGTGGTCGAGGGTGCGGAGGATATTTTTGGCCGACACATGCTGGATGCTGTGGTAGAGGGTTGAGGTCAGATAGGAGAAGATCAGGGTGGCGCCGAAGACGCTGCAGGTAACAATGTGCCAGGTGTTGCCGCGGGTGCCGGCGTAGGCGGACAGGACGCCGAGCCCGCCGATGGCGAGCAGCGTGCCGATACCGTGGGTGATACTGTTGGCGATCTCTTCGCCGGGGCTGTACTCGGAACAGGTATCGTGGGGGGCTGCCATGGGTAAAACCTCCTTGGCAAGGGTGTGACCAGACATATGGGGTCGCGCAGGGTTAAGCAAACGTTAGCACGCTATTCGGGGGACGGCGAGCCCATGACCAGGAGTTTTACAGAACTTTTACCCGTCTTCGGTGAGTCGTGACCATGCCTTTATCGCAGGTACATCGGCCGGTTTTCCGACAGTTTCAGCCAGCCGTTGACGATCCGGTAGATGAGCCAGATGCCGGTGAGGACGAGAATGAAGTAACCGATGACAAAGGTGAAGGTGATGCCGCCGAGGATGCTCCAGAACAACCCGAACCAGAAGGTCCGGCGTTGCCAGCGGAAGTGGGATTCAACAAAAGTGCCCTTTACCAGATCGGCCTTGAGATAGTTGAGAATAATGCCGATAATGGCGGTCAGGCCGAAGATGAAGGAGGCTGCCTGCAGGGCATAGATAATGGTTGCCATTTTCCGGGCGCGGCCGGTCGGATCAAGGGTGACGGCTTCGTCGTTCATGAAGTCCTCCTCGAGAACAGGGATATGACAGAGCAGGTATTTCCATAAATTGTAACGGATTTTTCCTCTCTGTCATCTTTGATGCTTTCGCAAAAACATCAAGAGTGTTGGCTAAGCAAAAAGCGCCAGCAGCAAGGCGCGCGATTGTCGCGCAATGAGGCGTACTTACGTACGTTGAAGCAGCGAGACAAACGCAGCAACGCAGCTGCTGGTGAGTTTTTGCGACGCCATCATCTTTCGGTTATCGTTTGCGGGGGATTTGCAGTTAGAATGAATCATCGGTCTTGACACGTTTCCCGTCCTGGGTGAAGGTCCTGATCCAGGTAACCAAAAGGAGTCTGTTGATGCGTTTTTTCCTGATTTTCCTGTTGTTGCTGCTGTTCGTGTCACCTGTTCAGGCGGCGAAAAAACAATCGCAAACGGTTCTTGACGCCATCGAGGTTGTGCATGAGATCAACAAGATTCCCGAACAGGGGATCCCGCCGGCACTGCTGAACGATGCCTACGGCCTGGCGATCATTCCCGGGATGCTCAAGGCCGGTTTCATTATCGGCGGCAAATTCGGCAACGGAGTCCTGCTTACCCGTGGGACATCGGGCCGTTGGAATAATCCGGTCTTCGTCTCCCTGATCGGCGGCAGTTTCGGTTGGCAGATCGGTGCCCAGTCGACCGACGTGATCCTGGTCTTCATGACCGAAAAGAGCATCAACGATGTCTTTGAGGGGAAAATAACCCTCGGCGTCGATGCCGCGATTGCTGCCGGTCCGGTCGGTCGCCGGGTCGAGGGTTCGACCGATATCACCCTGAAGGCGGAGATCCTTTCCTATTCGCGCAGTCGCGGCCTGTTTGCCGGGGTCTCTCTCGAAGGAGCCTCGCTGGCGGTGGATGACGATGCCGACGGTGCTTTCTACGGTCGCGAGGGAATTCGTCCCGACGAGATCCTGAAACTCGGCTACGGCCGTCTGCCGATTCCGGCCAGGAGCCTGCTCGATACCCTCAACCGGAGCGCCGCCAAAGGGAAGTGACGATCGTTGCGGAGAGATTCCCGTGCCCTGAATGGATACGGATGCGGCAAGCAGAAAACGGCTGCCTGTTCAGAGTTTTGAGAAAATTCTCCACCGGATGTTGAATATTCTTCATCGCGCCTTTGTCTGATCTTGTAACAGGTTGAATTTAAACGGTGTTGTCTTCGGCACGCAGTTTGAATATCCAGCTGCAGCAACGGAAGCAAAGGAGGCGACATATGCCGGAACGTGGTGGGACCATCCTGGTCGTCGATGATGATGCCGGTCTGCGCAGGGTTATTCAGCACAACCTGGAGGAGGCGGGCTACAATGTCATGCTGGCGGAAGACGGGGAAACAGGGTTCCGGCTTTTTCAGCAGACCCATCCCCGGTTGGTGCTGACCGATGTCCGTATGGGCGGACTGGGCGGCCTGGAGCTGTTAACCCGTATCAAGGCCTACAGTCCGGACGCTCTGGTTGTTGTGGTCACCGCCTTCGGTTCCCTGGAGGAAGCCGTCAAGGCGATTCGTCTCGGTGCCTATGATTATCTGGGCAAGCCTTTCAGCCGCGAGCAACTCGTCCTTGCGGTTTCCAAGGCACTTGCCTTTCAGGGACTGACCCGGGAAAACCGTAAACTGAAAGCCGCGCTCTCCTCCCGGAAACACCGGGTGCTGCTGGGGGATTCCCCGCAGATGCAGGCGGTGCATAACCTGATCCGCAGGATGGCGACCGCCGAGGCCCCGGTGTTGATTCTCGGGGAAAGCGGTACCGGCAAGGAGTTGGTAGCCCGGCAGCTGCACCGACAGGGAGCGCGCCGGAAGGGGCCTTTTGTTGTCGTTAACTGTGCCGCTATCCCGGAAAAACTCCTGGAAAGTGAGTTGTTCGGGCATCTGCGCGGCGCTTTTCCCGGTGCCGCGCGCAACCATCGGGGAAAGTTCGATCAGGCCGATGGCGGCACCCTGTTTCTTGACGAGGTCGGTGAACTGCCGGCCGAACTGCAGTCCAAGCTGCTGCATGTCCTGCGGGAGAATGAGATTACGCCGGTCGGCGGCAAGGCCCATCGGATCAATGTCCGCGTCATTTCCGCAACCAACCGCAACCTTGAAACAGAAATCAGCTGTGGGCGCTTCTGCAGAAACCTGTACTCCCGGTTGGCTGTTCTGCCGTTGTCTTTGCCGCCGTTGCGTGACCGGGAGGAGGATATTCCTCTGCTGGCCCAGCATTTCCTCGATCGTTACAGTGGCGACCGCAACCTCTCTCTGAGTCGGGAGGCCCTGAGTGCCCTGCAGTGCTATCCCTGGCCAGGCAACGTGCGTGAATTGGAAAACCTGATGGAACGGTTGGCGATTCTGGCCAGGGCCGATCTGGTTGAGCGGGATGAGCTGCCCTTGAAAATACTGACCTGCGGCATGTCGGGAGCCCGTCGGGTGGTCCACCTGCCCCCCGACGGCTATTCACTGGAAGAGATCGAGAAACAGGCGATTCTTCAGGCCCTGGCGCTCTGTTCCTGGAACCGGACCAGAGCCGCGGAATTTTTGCGGATCTCAAGCCCCCTGCTGACGTCCCGGATTGAAAAATACGACCTGGTTCCCGAACAGCGGGAAGCCGCGGGAATTTCCCTGGAATCTTCATAGGAGTCGGCCGGACCTTTGGGTTCCGTTGTTGACTCTGTATCGCGCTCCGAACTCGTCGGCACAGGTTCCATCGTGCTGGATGCGGAGCGGCCAATTTTCATCCCGGCAGTATCCTGTGACCAGTTGATGCCACCTTCACATGGGACCTGCTCTGTATGACGCATGAGAATTTTCAGCATAAATCTTCGATTCTGATCGACTGGCTCGGGTTACGGCGGGACGAGCTGCAAGTTTTCGTTCTGGCGACCCTGGCTCTGCTCTGCATCACTGCCTCCAATGTTCTGTTCGGCAATTACGCCGAGACGACTTTTCTGAAGCGTTTCGGCGTGCATTTTCTGCCGACCATGATCCTGATCAATGCCGTTGTGACCTTCTTCGTGATGAGCCGGGTTGGTCGCTGGCTGACGCGGATGTCCGGCCAGACGCTGCTGAGCCGGACCCTGGTTTTTTGCGCCCTGAGCGCGGCCCTGGTCAGGCTGATGGTTCCCCTGGGGTGGCCCCTGCTTTATCCCCTTGTTTATGTCATGAAAAGCCAGTATGAACTGCTGCTGGTTTTTCTTTTCTGGAACCTGGCCAACCAGGTTTTTTCCACCAGACAATCGAAAAGGATGTTTCCGCTGATGGTTTCCGGCGGACTGGTCGGCGGCATTGGCGGCAGTGTCGCCACTCCCCTGGTGGCACGTCTCGGTTCCGTGGACAATATCCTCTGGGTTTACCTGGGCGGTGTTCTGAGCGCGACGGTGCTGATTCGGCTGATGACCCGGACGGTGCGGGCGGCCGCGGGTGCCGAGAAGGTCTCCGGGAAGGAGCACGGCAGGTCATCGCTGTTTGCCGGCATGCGCCAGGCGCTTCCGGTGATGCGTCGTTCCCATCTGGCGCGATGGCTGGTGCTGCTGGCGCTGATTCCGAACATCCTGATTCCGCTGCTTAATTACCAGGTCAGTTTTGCTGTCGATATGACCTATGCCAACGAATCCACCATGCTCGGGTTTTACAGTTTTTATCGCGGTGCCCAGTTCGTTCTCGCGTTGCTGGTGAGCCTGTTTGCCGGGCGGATTTATGCGCGATTCGGTTTGTCCGGGGGGTTGCTGGTCCATCCTTTCAACTACCTGCTGATCTTTGTCGGATTCATGCTGCAGTTCGATATTTTTACCGCGGTTTACGCCGGAATCAGTTCCGGAGTTATCCGCCGAGCGATTCAGACTCCGGCCCGGGCGGCCCTGAACGGCCTGTTTTCTGATGAACAGCGGGTGGCGCTGATGCCCTTTCTGCGCGGTGTCGTCGTGCGTGTCGGCATTCTGATCGGCGCGGTTTTTGTGCTGATCTGCCAGTCGGGATATTTCGTGGTTTGCCGGTTTCCCCTGCACCCGCAGAATCTGGCCCCTTTCGGTTTCGGTTTTGCCCTGCTCTGGTTGATGGTTGCCCTGCGGATGAAAAAGCACTACCCCGAACTGGTGCTGGAGACCCTCGGCTGGTACGGACCGGAGCGCGGCAGGATCAACTTCGCGCCCGAGGTTGTGCGCGCCGCCCGTAAGAAACTGTTTCTGGCCCGGCGCCGTCTGGCCCAGGCGGTTGCCGTGGGGCAGCAGAACGACGGTGTCCATGCTGACAGGCTGGTGGAACATCTGCGCGACACGGCGGCCCGGCTTGCCTTTGAGGTTCTCTGTGAGTTGGAAAACTGGGATTCTTCGGGACGCCTGAGAACCGTGCGGGAGGCCCTGCAGGGGGGAGACGCGCGGCACCGCGCCAACGCACTCGAAGCCCTGGAACAGCTTGTCCCGCACAGCTTGGCGTATGGTCTGGTGCGGGGGCTTGAGAAAGACCTGCAGGGAGGCTGGAGCTACCCGGGGCCGGTGCTGCAGGTTCTGGCTGTCGACGACGATCAGACCACCAGGGAGCTGGTGCGCTGCCTGCTCGGCCGCGTCGCGGACGGCCAGGAGGCATCAGCCGGACGTTCTTCAGCAACCGGGTCCATGGTCAACTGATATCCGGATCGGGATCAGACGCGTTCGATCACCTGCTGCAGTTTATCCCGCACCTGTCCGGCAATATCCGCCAGGTCCGGGTTTTCCACCGCCTGCATCGAGGCCATGGGGTCCACGGCCGCGATTTCGGTTTCGCCCTTGTCGGTGGTGCGGATAATCACATTGCAGGGCAGCATGGTGCCGATGTTCGGTTCGGCCTGCAGCGCCCGGTAGGCAAAATGAGGATTGCAGGCGCCGAGAATCTTGTAAGCCGGCATCTCTTTTCCCAGTTTCTTCCTGATCGTAGCCTGCACATCGATTTCCGTCAGGACTCCAAAACCCTCTTCCGCCAGCTGCACTCGGACTTTTTCTTCTGCTGCTTCGACCGTGCAGGGAACAATTTTGTTGAATGTGTAGCCCATCTTTATCTCCTTTGACCGGATCTTGAGGACTGTTGCAGGAAAAACAAATGGTCCGCGAAGAATTATTCTTCGCTGGCGGTTCCCTGCGGTTGTTTGGTTCTGTGCAACTGCCAGGAACGCCATATCAGGTAGACGACCGGAACCAGAATGAGAGTCAACAGGGTTGCTGAAACCATCCCGCCGACCATCGGTGCGGCGATTCTCTTCATCACCCTGGCGCCGGTTTCCTGACTCCACATGATCGGCAACAGGCCGCCGATGATGGCGCAGGCGGTCATGGTGATCGGACGAACGCGTTCCGCGGCACCTTCCAAAATTGCATCATAGAGTCCCGCCTTGTCAAGAGTCCCCTCCTCGGCACACTTCTTCTCGAAAGCCCGGTCGAGGTAGATGATCATCACGACGCCGATCTCGACGGCGACACCGACCAGGGCGATGAAACCGACCATGACGGCGACGCTTATATTGTAGCCCAGCAGGTACATGAACCAGATGCCGCCCAGGACCGAGAACGGTACCGTCAGCATGACGATCAGAACTTCGGTCAGGTTGCGGAAGTTGAGGAAAAGCAGCAGGAAAACAATCAGCAGGGTGACTGGAACCACCACCTTGAGCCGTGCCCGCGCCTCCTGGATGTACTCGTACTGGCCGCTCCACTGGATGCTGTATCCCGGCGGGATGGTGATTTTCTCCTCGACCAGTGCCTTGGCTTTTTCCACGTAACTGCCGACATCCTGGTCGGAATTGATGTCGACATAGATCCAGGCCTGGGGCCTGGCCCCTTCGGTCTTGATCGAGGGCGGACCCATGCGGGGGAAGATGTCGGCCACCTGCTCGATGGGGATCTGGGCGCCGGTCGGGGTGGCGATCAGCACGCGACGCAGTTCTTCCGGGTTGTGGCGCAGATCTCTCGCGTAGCGGACATTGACCGGATAGCGTTCGAGCCCTTCGACGGTTCTGGTGACATTCTTGCCACCGATGGCCGACTGGATGACGTCGTTGATGTCATCGACGGTCAGCCCGTAACGCGCGGCCTGGTCGCGCTTGATGACGAAATCGAGATAATAACCGCCGGCGACGCGTTCGGCGAAGACACTGCGGGTTCCGGGCAGCCCGCGCACCACTGGTTCGATCTCTTCGCCGAGTTTCTGCAGGACCTTCAGGTTGGGACCGGTCAGCTTGATGCCGACCGGGGTCTTGATGCCGGTGGAGAGCATGTCGATGCGGGTCTTGATCGGCATGACCCAGGCGTTGGTGACCCCGGGCAGGCGAACCAGACGATCGAGTTCGTCGGACAGTTTTTCAATGGTCATGCCCGGTCGCCACTCCTCCTCAGGTTTCAGAATGATGGTGGTTTCGAGCATTGAAAGGGGTGCCGGGTCCAGCGGGGAGCGGGCTCGGCCGACCTTGGCCAGCGCGTGCTTGACCTCCGGCAGGGTCATGATCAGCTGGTTGGTCTGCTGTGCGACCGCCGTCGCCTCCGTGATTGAGACCCCGGGGAGCATGGAGGGCATGTAGAGCAGATCCCCCTCGTTGAGCGGCGGGATGAACTCGGAACCGAGCTGCCGGTAGGGGATGATGGTCAGCACCAGGAAGGCGAGGGCTGCGGCCAGTACCACCCAGCGCAGTCTCAGCGCGGTTTTCAGGACCGGTCGATAGAGCTTGGAGAGAATGCGATTGACGGGGTTCTTGTGCTCGGGAAGAATCCGGCCGCGGATCAGGTAGCCCATCAGGACCGGTACGACGGTGATCGACAGGATGGCTGCCGCCGCCATCGAATAGGTCTTGGTGAACGCCAGGGGAGTGAACATGCGGCCTGACTGGCCGGTGAGAGCGAAGACCGGCAGGAAGGAGACGGCGATGATCATCAGGGAGTAGAAGAGCGCCGGTCCCACCTCCTTGGTGGAGTCAACGATGATGTCCCAGTGGGGTTTCTTGTCCCGATCCCGTTCGAGATGCTTGTGGGCGTTCTCGATCATGACAATCGCGCCGTCCACCATGGCGCCGATAGCGATGGCAATACCGCCGAGGGACATGATGTTGGCACCGAGCCCCTGGAAATACATGATCGTCATGGCGATCAGGATGCCGACCGGCAGGGTGAAGATGGCGACAAATGCCGAACGCAGGTGCAGCAGGAAAACCACGCAGACCAGGGCGACAATGATGCTCTCCTCGATCAGTTTGCCGCGCAGGGTGTTCTGGGCACGGTGGATGAGGGCCGAACGGTCATAGATGGGGACGATTTCAACGCCCTCCGGCAGGCCGGGCTTCAATTCCTCGATCTTCTGCTTGACCCGGTTGATGACGTCGAGGGCGTTGTTCCAGTAGCGCATTTCGACAATGCCGACGGCGGCTTCTCCGAGCCCGTCCAGGTCAATCGCCCCGCGCCTGATTTCGGGTCCGAGACTCACGTTCGCGACATCCCGGATCAGAATCGGCGTGCCGTTCATGTCGACACCGACCGGGATCTGTTCAATATCCTTGACGCTTTCGATGTAGCCGATTCCTTCCACCATGTATTCGGTCTCGGCGTATTCCACCACCCGGCCGCCGACATCGTTGTTGCTGCGCCTGACCGCGCGGATCACCTTGCTGAGCGGCAGGTCGTAGGCCAGCAGCTTGTTGGGATCGATATTCACCTGGTACTGTTTGACGAATCCACCCACCGAGGCGACGTTGGCGACCCCCGGTACGGTCTGCAGCTGATAGCGCACGTACCAGTCCTGCAGACTGCGCAGTTCGGAGAGGTCGTGTTGGCCGCTGTGATCGACTAGGGCGTATTCAAAGACCCAGCCGACCGGGGTGGCGTCGGGGCCGAGGACCGGTGTTATGCCGGGCGGCAACTGATTTTGTACGAAGCTGAGGTACTCAAGCACCCGGCTGCGTGCCCAGTAGATGTCGGTGCCGTCTTCGAAGATCACGTAGACGAAGGAAAGGCCGAAAAAGGAGTAGCCGCGTACAACCTTGGCGTTGGCAACTGCCAGCATGGTGGTGGTGATGGGGTAGGTGACCTGGTCCTCGACGATCTGCGGCGGCTGTCCCGGCCACTCGGTGAAGATGATGACCTGGACATCGCTGACGTCCGGAAGGGCGTCCAGAGGGATGCGTTCGAAAGCGAAGATCCCGGCGCCGATGGCGGCGACCACCGCGAGGGCCACCAGGAACTGGTTGCGAACCGACGCTTCGATCAGTTTACGCAGCACGCGTCACTCCTTGGGATGGCGGGCGGGCATGGCCATGGCGTCAGGGCCGTTCATCTTCTTCGACATGCCCCCGCCGGTTTTATCCATGTCGGGCATTTTCATGCCGGGCATGGCTTGCTGCTGCTTGCCGGTGGTCGGTGCCATCGTCGGCGGAGCCTGGCGCATCTTGTCGATGGCGGCCTGCAGGCTGCTTTCGGAGTTGATCAGGAACTGGGCCGAGGTCACCACCTGATCCCCTTCCCGGAGGCCTTTGAGAACTTCGAATTCGTCACCGACCTGGGCTCCCAGCTTAATTTCGCGCGGGGCGAAACGATCGCCGTCGAGGGCCACCAGCGCGATGTCCCGTACACCGGTGCGGATAATGGCCTGAACCGGGACAGCGAGTCCCTGCCGGTTGATGTCGACTTTTATCGATACATTGGCCCACATGTCGGGCTTCAGGTCGAAATCGTCGCTGTTGGGGAAGGAGATGCGTACCTGCAGGGTGCGGGTCATGTTTTTCAGGTAAGGATAGATATAGATGATTTTCCCGCGATAGGTTTTTCCCGGCTGGTAGGCGAGGGTGATCTCCGCCTCCTGCCCCAGTTTCAGCCAGGGGGCTTCGTATTCGTAGATGTCGGCGTAGACCCAGATGGAGGAGATGTCGGCAATTTCGTACAGGTCCTGGCCGGGTTTGACGTAGCCCCCCTCCGGGACATTTTTGCGCACGATGATGCCTTTGAACGGTGCGTGCAGCGCCATGGTGCGGGTAATTTCACCGCGTTCGCGCAGAGCCCTGATCTGGGCCTCGGTGATATCCCAGTAGCGCAGTCGCGCTTCGGTGGCCCGCAGCAGGCTGTCGGCTCCCGCGGAGATGCCTGAAATCGGACTCTGCTGCAGTCGGCGCTGGTACTGCAGGGCGACCAGGTATTCCTCCTGGCTGGAGACCAGGTCCGGACTGTAGATGGTCAGCAGCTGCTGGCCCTTTTCAACCACCTGGCCG from Geothermobacter hydrogeniphilus includes these protein-coding regions:
- a CDS encoding lipid-binding SYLF domain-containing protein is translated as MRFFLIFLLLLLFVSPVQAAKKQSQTVLDAIEVVHEINKIPEQGIPPALLNDAYGLAIIPGMLKAGFIIGGKFGNGVLLTRGTSGRWNNPVFVSLIGGSFGWQIGAQSTDVILVFMTEKSINDVFEGKITLGVDAAIAAGPVGRRVEGSTDITLKAEILSYSRSRGLFAGVSLEGASLAVDDDADGAFYGREGIRPDEILKLGYGRLPIPARSLLDTLNRSAAKGK
- a CDS encoding sigma-54-dependent transcriptional regulator yields the protein MPERGGTILVVDDDAGLRRVIQHNLEEAGYNVMLAEDGETGFRLFQQTHPRLVLTDVRMGGLGGLELLTRIKAYSPDALVVVVTAFGSLEEAVKAIRLGAYDYLGKPFSREQLVLAVSKALAFQGLTRENRKLKAALSSRKHRVLLGDSPQMQAVHNLIRRMATAEAPVLILGESGTGKELVARQLHRQGARRKGPFVVVNCAAIPEKLLESELFGHLRGAFPGAARNHRGKFDQADGGTLFLDEVGELPAELQSKLLHVLRENEITPVGGKAHRINVRVISATNRNLETEISCGRFCRNLYSRLAVLPLSLPPLRDREEDIPLLAQHFLDRYSGDRNLSLSREALSALQCYPWPGNVRELENLMERLAILARADLVERDELPLKILTCGMSGARRVVHLPPDGYSLEEIEKQAILQALALCSWNRTRAAEFLRISSPLLTSRIEKYDLVPEQREAAGISLESS
- a CDS encoding DUF302 domain-containing protein, producing the protein MGYTFNKIVPCTVEAAEEKVRVQLAEEGFGVLTEIDVQATIRKKLGKEMPAYKILGACNPHFAYRALQAEPNIGTMLPCNVIIRTTDKGETEIAAVDPMASMQAVENPDLADIAGQVRDKLQQVIERV
- a CDS encoding Npt1/Npt2 family nucleotide transporter; amino-acid sequence: MTHENFQHKSSILIDWLGLRRDELQVFVLATLALLCITASNVLFGNYAETTFLKRFGVHFLPTMILINAVVTFFVMSRVGRWLTRMSGQTLLSRTLVFCALSAALVRLMVPLGWPLLYPLVYVMKSQYELLLVFLFWNLANQVFSTRQSKRMFPLMVSGGLVGGIGGSVATPLVARLGSVDNILWVYLGGVLSATVLIRLMTRTVRAAAGAEKVSGKEHGRSSLFAGMRQALPVMRRSHLARWLVLLALIPNILIPLLNYQVSFAVDMTYANESTMLGFYSFYRGAQFVLALLVSLFAGRIYARFGLSGGLLVHPFNYLLIFVGFMLQFDIFTAVYAGISSGVIRRAIQTPARAALNGLFSDEQRVALMPFLRGVVVRVGILIGAVFVLICQSGYFVVCRFPLHPQNLAPFGFGFALLWLMVALRMKKHYPELVLETLGWYGPERGRINFAPEVVRAARKKLFLARRRLAQAVAVGQQNDGVHADRLVEHLRDTAARLAFEVLCELENWDSSGRLRTVREALQGGDARHRANALEALEQLVPHSLAYGLVRGLEKDLQGGWSYPGPVLQVLAVDDDQTTRELVRCLLGRVADGQEASAGRSSATGSMVN
- a CDS encoding efflux RND transporter periplasmic adaptor subunit → MNRTNRKRPWITWIIITLAAVILAVGGTAFYFLNLTQPSSEPSASQQGQKILYWRSPMNPTETYPEPGKDRMGMDLVPVYEGAGASGPPGTITIDPATRQNIGVKTVTLVRKNLNRNIRTIGRVAYDETRVRRITPKIGGWVERQEVNFTGQVVEKGQQLLTIYSPDLVSSQEEYLVALQYQRRLQQSPISGISAGADSLLRATEARLRYWDITEAQIRALRERGEITRTMALHAPFKGIIVRKNVPEGGYVKPGQDLYEIADISSIWVYADIYEYEAPWLKLGQEAEITLAYQPGKTYRGKIIYIYPYLKNMTRTLQVRISFPNSDDFDLKPDMWANVSIKVDINRQGLAVPVQAIIRTGVRDIALVALDGDRFAPREIKLGAQVGDEFEVLKGLREGDQVVTSAQFLINSESSLQAAIDKMRQAPPTMAPTTGKQQQAMPGMKMPDMDKTGGGMSKKMNGPDAMAMPARHPKE
- a CDS encoding DUF4870 family protein; amino-acid sequence: MNDEAVTLDPTGRARKMATIIYALQAASFIFGLTAIIGIILNYLKADLVKGTFVESHFRWQRRTFWFGLFWSILGGITFTFVIGYFILVLTGIWLIYRIVNGWLKLSENRPMYLR
- a CDS encoding NADPH:quinone reductase; protein product: MRAVLVNSFGEPETMRVGEIEARRPQSGEILVKIAAAGVNPVDTYIRAGVYPVLPQTPYVPGFDAAGTIEAVGDDVTGWEPGNRVWLSGSLTGTYAEHALCRPDQLHPLPDAVSFAQGAAVAIPAGAAWRALFIRGDARPAEKVLIHGASGAAGLAAVQLAKAAGLRVFGTAGSPEGEELVRQAGAAAVFNHHAEGYADRLAEVTGGVDLILEMLANVNLERDLLLLAPRGRVVIVGSRGRIEIDPRLTMGKETDIRGMSLFAASEEEHHRTHAALDAALASGVLTPRVSRELPLEKAAQAHHEVLETHTLGKIVLIP
- a CDS encoding efflux RND transporter permease subunit codes for the protein MLRKLIEASVRNQFLVALAVVAAIGAGIFAFERIPLDALPDVSDVQVIIFTEWPGQPPQIVEDQVTYPITTTMLAVANAKVVRGYSFFGLSFVYVIFEDGTDIYWARSRVLEYLSFVQNQLPPGITPVLGPDATPVGWVFEYALVDHSGQHDLSELRSLQDWYVRYQLQTVPGVANVASVGGFVKQYQVNIDPNKLLAYDLPLSKVIRAVRRSNNDVGGRVVEYAETEYMVEGIGYIESVKDIEQIPVGVDMNGTPILIRDVANVSLGPEIRRGAIDLDGLGEAAVGIVEMRYWNNALDVINRVKQKIEELKPGLPEGVEIVPIYDRSALIHRAQNTLRGKLIEESIIVALVCVVFLLHLRSAFVAIFTLPVGILIAMTIMYFQGLGANIMSLGGIAIAIGAMVDGAIVMIENAHKHLERDRDKKPHWDIIVDSTKEVGPALFYSLMIIAVSFLPVFALTGQSGRMFTPLAFTKTYSMAAAAILSITVVPVLMGYLIRGRILPEHKNPVNRILSKLYRPVLKTALRLRWVVLAAALAFLVLTIIPYRQLGSEFIPPLNEGDLLYMPSMLPGVSITEATAVAQQTNQLIMTLPEVKHALAKVGRARSPLDPAPLSMLETTIILKPEEEWRPGMTIEKLSDELDRLVRLPGVTNAWVMPIKTRIDMLSTGIKTPVGIKLTGPNLKVLQKLGEEIEPVVRGLPGTRSVFAERVAGGYYLDFVIKRDQAARYGLTVDDINDVIQSAIGGKNVTRTVEGLERYPVNVRYARDLRHNPEELRRVLIATPTGAQIPIEQVADIFPRMGPPSIKTEGARPQAWIYVDINSDQDVGSYVEKAKALVEEKITIPPGYSIQWSGQYEYIQEARARLKVVVPVTLLIVFLLLFLNFRNLTEVLIVMLTVPFSVLGGIWFMYLLGYNISVAVMVGFIALVGVAVEIGVVMIIYLDRAFEKKCAEEGTLDKAGLYDAILEGAAERVRPITMTACAIIGGLLPIMWSQETGARVMKRIAAPMVGGMVSATLLTLILVPVVYLIWRSWQLHRTKQPQGTASEE
- the trhA gene encoding PAQR family membrane homeostasis protein TrhA translates to MAAPHDTCSEYSPGEEIANSITHGIGTLLAIGGLGVLSAYAGTRGNTWHIVTCSVFGATLIFSYLTSTLYHSIQHVSAKNILRTLDHAAIFLLIAGTYTPITLISMHGPWGWTIFGVVWGLALVGIICETTFAKNMGVLRVATYIAMGWVVVIAARPLMAGLAPGGLLLLVLGGLAYTGGVVFYAWDRLPYNHAIWHLFVLAGSTMHFFAILWYVIPDKVLT